Sequence from the Planktothrix sp. FACHB-1365 genome:
TTGTAAAATTAAATCTCGATGGGGTTGATGTCTTAAAAAACAGACATCAGGCAACCATAAATCACAAGTGGGATTTCCTTCAATGACCCGATTTCGTTCTTCATTAATTTGATCTCGTAATTCTTCGACTCCCTGCTTAACGTTTTCTTCTTCTAATAATTTAGGCGGGACAGGTAATAATAATCCCTCCCCATTTAAACTTAATCCTGCGGATAAAATAGGGGTTAAATCTTCTATATCCGTTAAATCATTTTCTTCCGCAACATCTCCCTGCAATAAAATTAATCGTTCTGGTGCAGCTTGACGAATTTTGGCTAACATATCTGGAACCATTCCCACTTCTAACCCTAATTGTTCAGGAGTTCCCCAGGTTTGAGACGCATTAACTAATTCTAAATATAAAGGGTTATCAAATTGGGGATATTCTTGGATAATAGAAGCAGAAGGATTAGCCGTTGCACATAAAATAAAAACAGCTTTATCAGGATAAACTAAAAAAGGCGCAACTTGATCTAGTCCCGCATAGGGAGTTAGGGTACAAGCATCTACTTGTAAATCTTCAAATATAAAACGTGCAAATACGGTACTGGAATTAAAATCACTGTGTTTTGCATCTAAAATAATAGGAATATAATCAGGAATCAATTTTAGGGTTTCTTCTAATAATTTTAATCCCGGAATTCCCAACCCCAAGTAAAAACCTAATGAAAGTTTATAAGCACAAACTAACGCTGCTGTTTCCCGAATCACAAACTGTAACCATTCTTGCCATTGTTCAATAATATCATGGCGATCGCCTGCAATTCCTCCACAATTACCATTATCAAAAAGATGGCTATCAGGATCAGGTTCTAAAGCTACATAAAGTAAACTATTCTGTTGTTCGATGGCAATTAATAATTTATCAAAAAAGTTCATGGGTTAACGGTTGAAGGTTGACAGGTGCAGACAAGACCTAACTTAAAATTGTAATATTTTATGTTTGACCAGAAAATTTGATGATTTTTTTGAAGATAGCGATGGCGATGCCACAAGACGGCGGCATCGCCTTTGGAAAAATGAAAACACCCTGATATAATCAGAGGTTTTCGGCTGAAGTTGACGAACTTGACGCGACATAGCACGTCTCTACAGTCCTGTTCAATTTAATTTTAATTGGTGAACCCTTCTAAATTGAAGACTTCTTCCTCAGAATTATTCCCTAAATCCGTTGTTTCTTCCTGAATTAAATTAGAATTTTCTTCAGGGGAAATTACCTTTTCTTCCGTTAAATTAGCCGGGGTTTCTTGACGCAATGAAGTTCCATTTAAAGCTGTCCAAGTCGCTTCATTAACAGAATTACTCGTTTCTAACCCTTGGGCTGTTTGGAATTCATGCAACGCCGTTAAGGTGCGAGAACCCAAAATCCCATCAATGGGGCCAGGATTATAGCCTTTGGCTTCTAAACGTTCTTGTAAGATGCGGACATCGCTTCCCCGTGAACCTCTGGCTAAAAGGCTTTCCTCTTGAATCGGACTCGAAATTTGAGGTTCTGCCGATAACGCCTGCCAGGTATTTCGGTCTACAACCCCCGTCACTTCTAATCCTTTAGCAGCCTGAAATGCTCGAACAGAGGCCGTTGTCCGAGGGCCAAAAACACTGTCAATTTTCCCCGGACTAAACCCATGAGCTTTTAAATGTTGTTGTAACCCTGTCACCTGAGAACCTTCTGTTCCCTGGGATAACACCCGTTCCCGGCGGCGCGACGGTTGAGGTTCAACTTGATAAAATGGTTCAGAAAAAAGTTCTCGTCTTGCACCTTCTGTATCAGTAACACTAGACGTGAACCCGGAATTGCTGCCCTCCTGCCATGATTCTGTTAATCCTAAACTGGAATTCGACGTTGCGAACGCCACGGGAGCAAAAGCCGGAAGAACCAAAGAAAACAGGCCAGCAATAATAGCAGTTCTGATACCCATGACCCTTACCTTATTTCTATAAAGTTTGATTGTACTCAAATTCTAGTTTCTTGATTGGATTTTATCATCAGGAGGCGGATAGAATAAAGAGGATAAGGGGACAAGGGGATGAGGGGATGAGGGGATGAGGGGATGAGGGGATGAGGGTCAATCAAAAAAAAATTAACCCTCCTTATCATTTAGTCCAGAAGGGTTAATTCTTGAGAAAGATTTAATTTGATCAATCAGGATTAGACCGTTGCTAACTCAGGAGTTGGGCGTTTGCTATTACGAATTCCTTCAATAGCTGTAGCATAATCCGGTGCATTGAAAACCGCAGAACCTGCAACAATCGCATTAGCACCTGCTTCTAACACTTGCCAAGTATTATCACCTTTAAGACCACCATCAACTTCAATCCAGGGATTTAAACCCCGTTCATCACACATTTGGCGTAATTGACGAATTTTCGGCAGAATTCCAGGGATAAACTTCTGACCGCCAAAACCGGGGTTAACGCTCATGATTAACACCAAGTCACAAAGCTCTAACACATATTCAATTAATTCTAAGGGAGTTGAAGGATTCAAAACCACACCCGCTTGTTTGCCCAATTCCCGAATTTGGCCAAGAGTTCGATGTAAGTGGGGAGAAGCGTTGTGTTCAGCATGAACCGAAATAATATCAGCACCCGCCTTGGCAAACCCTTCAACATATTTTTCCGGTTCCACAATCATTAAGTGAACATCCAGAGGTTTTTGGGTCACGGGACGAATGGCTTCCACAATTAATGGCCCAATCGTAATATTGGGAACGAAACGGCCATCCATCACATCAACATGAATCCAATCTGCACCCGCTTCATCCACGGCTCGAATTTCTTCACCTAGACGACTAAAATCGGCTGATAATATAGAAGGAGCAATAACAATCGGTTTTTGGGTTGTGGTCATGGGGGAATCTGTTCTCCTGCATCTCAAGTTGTAACCAGTGTATCAGAATCGGGGTATGTGGAACAGGCATCTTGCCTGTTAAGCGGGTTTTCGGGTATTGAGTCTCTCAGAAATATTTTATTTTTTTCTACTTACTTACTTTTTTTCCACTATGAAAACGCATGACCTCTATGAGAATCCTGAGCAAGAACGTTTACAGTTGTTTGTGTATTTAATTCCCATTTTGGGTTTTTTCCCCGCATTATGGACATTGTATCGACAGGAAGGAACACGACAACAACAAGCGGTGAGTCGATTAGTAATTGTATTAGCGTTCAGTTGGTTAGCAGGACTGCTATTGTTAGAAGTTGGCTATCAAAGTACGGAATCGTTCACCTTGCCGATGTTATTAACCAGTAGTCTCTTGACAACTAGCTATTTTATCGTCAGTTTAGGGTTAATGATTCGAGTGTGGAAACGTCAACCGATTTGGCTACCTGGACTGAGCCGAATTGCTGAACAAGGATTAGGCAAACATCTGCCATAATAGGTTGGTTCTAAAATCATTTTCTCTATTGCTAGAAGTCTGTTATTCCTAATTTAGATCATTTATTGAGTGTGTGAGGAAGTCCGTGTCAGCACCAAGATATCAGAGTCAAAAACCATTGCCCAAACTGTCAAAACCCAGTCTGAGAAAATTAGCTCAATCTAGTCCCGGTCGTTGGTTAGGACTAGGTTTAGGTTTAGCTGGAGTCGCGATGATTTCAGCCACCGCCGGAGCCTTATTAGCGGTGTCTTTATCGACTACTCCCCTATTACAGCAAAAGTTAACGCCTGAAGAAGCGGCGGTTTTTTCTAAAAGTCAAATGGCAACCACCAACATGAAGTTGCCTGAACTCACCCGTCCGGTGAATATTTTAGTCATGGGGGTCAAGGTTTTAACCTCCGATTTAGAAGACAATCCTCATCCTGAATTGGGATACCATGCGTTAGTGGATTCCTTTAAAGGGTTATCGGATACAATGCTATTAATTCGCTTTGATCCGGCTAATAAAAAGTTAAAAGTCTTATCGATTCCCCGTGATACTCGTACCTATGTAGAAGGTCGGGGAATGACTAAAATTAATGATGCTAATTATTATGGTGGCCCCGCTTTAAGTGCAAAAGCTACCAGTGAATTATTAGGCGGTGTGGGAATTGACCGTTATGTCCGAGTCAATGTTCAAGGGGTGGAAAAATTCATTGATGCGATGGGGGGTGTGAAAATTTACGTTCCCAAAGATATGAAATATCAAGATGATAGTCAGCATCTGTATATTAATTTAAAACAAGGGGAACAACACCTGAATGGAGCGCAAGCTTTACAGTTTTTACGATTTCGTTATGATGCGTTAGGAGATATTGGTCGGGTACAACGTCAACAAATGTTAATTCGGGCATTCATGGAACAGGCGTTAGATGTGAGTACCATTTCTAAATTGCCTCAAGTTGTATCTATTATTCAATCTCATATTGATACAAATTTAAGCTTGGAAGAATTAGTCGCTTTAGTGAATTTTGCATCGGGAATTCAGCGAGAAAATGTTGAAATGCTGATGGTTCCCGGTGAATTTAGTGACCCGAAAGAATATCG
This genomic interval carries:
- a CDS encoding LCP family protein; protein product: MSAPRYQSQKPLPKLSKPSLRKLAQSSPGRWLGLGLGLAGVAMISATAGALLAVSLSTTPLLQQKLTPEEAAVFSKSQMATTNMKLPELTRPVNILVMGVKVLTSDLEDNPHPELGYHALVDSFKGLSDTMLLIRFDPANKKLKVLSIPRDTRTYVEGRGMTKINDANYYGGPALSAKATSELLGGVGIDRYVRVNVQGVEKFIDAMGGVKIYVPKDMKYQDDSQHLYINLKQGEQHLNGAQALQFLRFRYDALGDIGRVQRQQMLIRAFMEQALDVSTISKLPQVVSIIQSHIDTNLSLEELVALVNFASGIQRENVEMLMVPGEFSDPKEYRASYWLPDANRLENLVSQHFDFGQDVWQFDNIDPKDLRIAIQDSNDNSDALDRLVGNLNDGGFWNVKISKPWTEPLAETKIVAQDGDIKSAEALQKSLGFGKVVVESTGYLESDITIQVGKDWLEKYNQPTPSNVPNWESISPSKKQL
- a CDS encoding bifunctional orotidine-5'-phosphate decarboxylase/orotate phosphoribosyltransferase; translated protein: MNFFDKLLIAIEQQNSLLYVALEPDPDSHLFDNGNCGGIAGDRHDIIEQWQEWLQFVIRETAALVCAYKLSLGFYLGLGIPGLKLLEETLKLIPDYIPIILDAKHSDFNSSTVFARFIFEDLQVDACTLTPYAGLDQVAPFLVYPDKAVFILCATANPSASIIQEYPQFDNPLYLELVNASQTWGTPEQLGLEVGMVPDMLAKIRQAAPERLILLQGDVAEENDLTDIEDLTPILSAGLSLNGEGLLLPVPPKLLEEENVKQGVEELRDQINEERNRVIEGNPTCDLWLPDVCFLRHQPHRDLILQLYDIGCITFGDHVQASGEIFPYYIDLRRIISTPQIFHQIVGAYGEILETLTFDRIAGIPYGSLPTATGLSLRLQRPMIFPRKEVKTYGAGRLIEGHFQPGETIVVIDDILITGNSVMKGAEKLKSAGLKVHDIVVLIDHERGVKERLKENNYNAHAVLKLSEIAETLYESNRITEEQFNLFSP
- the rpe gene encoding ribulose-phosphate 3-epimerase, encoding MTTTQKPIVIAPSILSADFSRLGEEIRAVDEAGADWIHVDVMDGRFVPNITIGPLIVEAIRPVTQKPLDVHLMIVEPEKYVEGFAKAGADIISVHAEHNASPHLHRTLGQIRELGKQAGVVLNPSTPLELIEYVLELCDLVLIMSVNPGFGGQKFIPGILPKIRQLRQMCDERGLNPWIEVDGGLKGDNTWQVLEAGANAIVAGSAVFNAPDYATAIEGIRNSKRPTPELATV
- a CDS encoding peptidoglycan-binding protein; this translates as MGIRTAIIAGLFSLVLPAFAPVAFATSNSSLGLTESWQEGSNSGFTSSVTDTEGARRELFSEPFYQVEPQPSRRRERVLSQGTEGSQVTGLQQHLKAHGFSPGKIDSVFGPRTTASVRAFQAAKGLEVTGVVDRNTWQALSAEPQISSPIQEESLLARGSRGSDVRILQERLEAKGYNPGPIDGILGSRTLTALHEFQTAQGLETSNSVNEATWTALNGTSLRQETPANLTEEKVISPEENSNLIQEETTDLGNNSEEEVFNLEGFTN